In Sphingopyxis macrogoltabida, the sequence GCCGGGCGGCCCCACGCCGTCCCACATCAAGGCCGTCAGGCAGCAATCTGGCGGCTCTCCCAGGCGCTGCCGATCTTTTCGAAATAGCTTTCCATCCGCTCGCTGCCCTTTTCGGTCAGTTCGACGAGCGAACGGCGACGGTCGTGCTGGTCGATGAAACGCCGGACCAGCCCCTGCGCCTCGAGCGAGGCGATCATACGCAGGCCCGACGACAGTGGCACCCCCGCCCCCGCCGCAAGATCGCTCGCGCTCAGTTCGCGTCCGTTGGTATCGGCCAGCATCAGGTCGAGCATCATGTCCCACACCGGACCCGACAGCTGGGCGCCACCGAAATGGCTTTTGCGCAGCCGCCGCATCTGAATGTTGAACGCCACCTGGTCGACCAGCACCGCTTTCGGCGCCTCGCTTCGCGTCAGCGAAACGGGGATCGCCATGACCGCCTGCTCATCGCCCCCCCGGGTCGTCAGCAGGTCGTGGATTTGATCGATACGCGACTTGAGTTCGGCAATTTCTTCGTTCGAAAATTGCTGCATGTAACGGGACCCCCCGGGGCGTTCCATAAGTTACGCCCCAACTTCACCCCTCCGTCTGACCGAACCCGACGCGTAAAGAATTACGAAGAGGATCGGGTAGGAAATATACATCGAAAGCAGCGCATAGGGCCCTGCCAATATCTCCGAAAACATCATTTTCTGGATATGCCCGAAAATCGCGATCAACTGCCATCCGGTGATCCAGTATGGCCAGAAACGCTTTGTTTTCAGGGAAATAGACCAGAAACTCGCCAGTACTGCGATGTCTACGACGAAGATATTGATTTCAATGTCGGTCCATTCCGGATTGGGTGCCAATACCGTTGTGGAGACCGAGGCGATCAGGGCGGTGTACGCTGCCCACCGTTCCGGCGGCCCGCCGCGCAGCAGCGCGACGGTCACCGTGATGAGCAACACGCCATAATATAACGCCACGGTCCACAACATGTGGCTCGTCGACCTTTCCTGTCGGCTTACGACGCCTTGGCGAGCGACTGAGCGGCAGCCTGGGCTGCGAGCTGATCGTTGCTGCCTTGGTCGAGCGATGCGGCGGGCGGCTTGACGCCGGCACCGAACATCCGCGTGCCGAGCCCGACTTCCTTTTGCGTCACGGTCAGCGCCAGATGCGCGTCGGTGAGGAGCTGGC encodes:
- a CDS encoding MarR family winged helix-turn-helix transcriptional regulator; translated protein: MERPGGSRYMQQFSNEEIAELKSRIDQIHDLLTTRGGDEQAVMAIPVSLTRSEAPKAVLVDQVAFNIQMRRLRKSHFGGAQLSGPVWDMMLDLMLADTNGRELSASDLAAGAGVPLSSGLRMIASLEAQGLVRRFIDQHDRRRSLVELTEKGSERMESYFEKIGSAWESRQIAA